Proteins from a genomic interval of Aquabacterium sp. J223:
- a CDS encoding efflux RND transporter permease subunit, whose product MNLSRPFIQRPVATVLLTLGLALAGAAAFFTLPVSPLPQVDFPVVTVSANVPGASPATMASSVATPLERRLGSIAGVNEITSTSGIGSTRINLQFDLSRDADGAAREVQAAINASRADLPATLRSNPTYRKANPAAAPVIILALTSKTRSPGQIVDAVSNVLQQRIAQVQGVGDVEIGGGSLPAVRVEVNPLALARMGLAMEDVRAAVQAATANRPKGAVEVGGERLQVYTATQGLDADQRRDADAYRDLVIAWRDGAPVRLRDIARVIDGQEDRRQLGLFNGQPAVIVLITRQPNANIIETVDSVRALLPSLRAQMPPDIELQVASDATASIRASLHEVEITLLISIVLVVAVVGVFLRRWRATLIPAVATVVSLLATFGVMKLLGFSLNNLSLMALTVATGFVVDDAIVVLENTSRHIERGMRPFEAALLGAKEVGFTVLSISLSLVAVFIPLLFMGDLVGRLFREFAVTLSAAVLVSLVISLTTTPMMCAWLLKAEGTGRRPGRIARGFERAQDALLGAYARALDWALHAKALVMLILLAVIGLNVYLFAQVPKGFFPQQDTGQLNGGLRADQSISFEALQAKLRQLVDVIHRDPAVDTVVGFTGGGRAGGGFLFVNLKPRPERTEGAQAVIARLRPQIARVTGVQLFLNPVQDLRFGGRSANASIQYTLKAADPAELRTWAERLALAMRGRPELFTDVDTDLQQNGVEAYVDIDRERAARLGITPRDIDNALYSAFGQRQAATLYDELNQYRVILEAAPGWGRTPAALADVMVPARGLTAAGTASAAQAQAALNPSAAASGAGSSNAVVNPSLRDASAGTPLATGGATTMVPLSAIATFRERPTAASVAHQDGELAATIAFNLPEGRALGEAQAGLRELADEIRLPSNVRGSFQGTARNFQQSQGQQPLLVLAALVVIYLVLGVLYESLVHPLTVLSTLPSAGVGAVLALLMFRLEFSLIALIGVFLLIGIVKKNAILIIDFALQAERAGATALEAVREACLLRFRPILMTTLAAALGALPLAVGFGDGAELRRPLGIAIIGGLIASQLLTLLTTPVVYLLLDRLSGRSWWPRRWRRAAALPAT is encoded by the coding sequence ATGAACCTGTCGCGGCCCTTCATCCAGCGCCCGGTGGCGACCGTGCTGCTGACCCTCGGCCTCGCGCTGGCCGGCGCGGCCGCCTTCTTCACGCTGCCGGTGTCGCCGCTGCCGCAGGTCGACTTCCCGGTCGTCACCGTCAGCGCCAACGTGCCCGGCGCCAGCCCGGCCACCATGGCCAGCAGCGTGGCCACGCCGCTGGAGCGGCGGCTGGGCAGCATCGCGGGCGTCAACGAGATCACCTCCACCAGCGGCATCGGCTCCACCCGCATCAACCTGCAGTTCGACCTCTCGCGCGACGCCGACGGCGCGGCGCGCGAGGTGCAGGCGGCGATCAACGCCTCGCGCGCCGACCTGCCGGCCACGCTGCGCAGCAACCCGACCTACCGCAAGGCCAACCCGGCGGCGGCGCCGGTGATCATCCTGGCGCTCACCTCCAAGACCCGGTCGCCGGGGCAGATCGTCGACGCGGTGTCCAACGTGCTGCAGCAGCGCATCGCGCAGGTGCAGGGCGTGGGCGACGTGGAGATCGGCGGCGGCTCGCTGCCCGCGGTGCGGGTGGAGGTGAACCCGCTGGCGCTGGCCCGCATGGGCCTGGCGATGGAGGACGTGCGCGCCGCCGTGCAGGCCGCCACCGCCAACCGGCCCAAGGGCGCGGTGGAGGTGGGCGGCGAACGCCTGCAGGTCTACACCGCCACCCAGGGCCTGGACGCCGACCAGCGCCGCGACGCCGACGCCTACCGCGACCTCGTCATCGCCTGGCGCGACGGCGCGCCGGTGCGCCTGCGCGACATCGCGCGGGTGATCGACGGGCAGGAGGACCGGCGGCAGTTGGGCCTGTTCAACGGCCAGCCGGCGGTGATCGTGCTGATCACCCGGCAGCCCAACGCCAACATCATCGAGACGGTGGACTCGGTGCGCGCGCTGCTGCCGTCCCTGCGCGCGCAGATGCCGCCGGACATCGAGCTGCAGGTGGCCTCCGACGCCACCGCCTCCATCCGCGCCTCGCTGCACGAGGTGGAGATCACGCTGCTCATCAGCATCGTGCTGGTGGTGGCGGTGGTCGGCGTGTTCCTGCGCCGCTGGCGCGCCACGCTGATCCCGGCGGTGGCCACGGTGGTGTCGCTGCTGGCCACCTTCGGCGTGATGAAGCTGCTCGGCTTCTCGCTCAACAACCTCAGCCTGATGGCGCTGACGGTGGCCACCGGCTTCGTCGTCGACGACGCCATCGTCGTGCTGGAGAACACCAGCCGCCACATCGAGCGCGGCATGCGGCCCTTCGAGGCCGCGCTGCTCGGCGCCAAGGAGGTGGGCTTCACCGTGCTGTCGATCAGCCTGTCGCTGGTGGCGGTGTTCATCCCGCTGCTGTTCATGGGCGACCTGGTGGGGCGGCTGTTCCGCGAGTTCGCGGTCACGCTGTCGGCGGCGGTGCTGGTGTCGCTGGTGATCTCGCTGACCACCACGCCGATGATGTGCGCCTGGCTGCTCAAGGCCGAGGGCACCGGCCGCCGGCCCGGCCGCATCGCCCGCGGCTTCGAGCGGGCGCAGGACGCGCTGCTCGGCGCCTACGCCCGCGCGCTCGACTGGGCGCTGCACGCCAAGGCGCTGGTGATGCTCATCCTGTTGGCGGTGATCGGCCTCAACGTCTACCTCTTCGCCCAGGTGCCCAAGGGCTTCTTCCCGCAGCAGGACACCGGCCAGCTCAACGGCGGCCTGCGCGCCGACCAGAGCATCAGCTTCGAGGCGCTGCAGGCCAAGCTGCGCCAGCTGGTGGACGTCATCCACCGGGACCCGGCGGTGGACACGGTGGTCGGCTTCACCGGCGGCGGCCGGGCGGGTGGCGGCTTCCTCTTCGTCAACCTCAAGCCGCGCCCCGAGCGCACCGAGGGCGCCCAGGCGGTCATCGCCCGCCTGCGGCCGCAGATCGCGCGGGTCACCGGCGTGCAGCTCTTCCTCAACCCGGTGCAGGACCTGCGCTTCGGCGGGCGCTCGGCCAACGCCAGCATCCAATACACGCTGAAGGCCGCCGACCCGGCCGAGCTGCGCACCTGGGCCGAGCGCCTGGCGCTGGCCATGCGCGGCCGGCCCGAGCTGTTCACCGACGTCGACACCGACCTGCAGCAGAACGGCGTCGAGGCCTATGTCGACATCGACCGCGAGCGCGCCGCGCGTCTGGGCATCACCCCCCGCGACATCGACAACGCGCTGTACAGCGCCTTCGGCCAGCGCCAGGCGGCGACCCTCTACGATGAGCTGAACCAGTACCGCGTCATCCTCGAAGCGGCACCGGGCTGGGGCCGCACGCCGGCGGCGCTGGCCGACGTGATGGTGCCGGCGCGCGGCCTCACCGCCGCCGGCACGGCGAGTGCGGCGCAGGCGCAGGCGGCGCTCAACCCCTCCGCCGCGGCCAGCGGCGCGGGCAGCAGCAACGCGGTGGTCAACCCGTCGCTGCGCGACGCCTCGGCGGGCACGCCGCTGGCGACCGGCGGCGCCACCACCATGGTGCCGCTGTCGGCCATCGCCACCTTCCGCGAGCGGCCGACCGCCGCGTCGGTCGCCCACCAGGACGGCGAGCTGGCCGCCACCATCGCCTTCAACCTGCCGGAAGGGCGGGCGCTGGGCGAGGCCCAGGCCGGGCTGCGCGAGCTGGCCGACGAGATCCGCCTGCCGTCCAACGTGCGCGGCAGCTTCCAGGGCACCGCGCGCAACTTCCAGCAGTCGCAGGGTCAGCAGCCGCTGCTCGTCCTGGCGGCGCTGGTGGTCATCTACCTGGTGCTGGGCGTGCTCTACGAAAGCCTGGTGCACCCGCTGACGGTGCTCTCAACGCTGCCCTCGGCCGGCGTGGGCGCGGTGCTGGCGCTGCTGATGTTCCGGCTGGAGTTCTCGCTCATCGCGCTGATCGGCGTCTTCCTGCTCATCGGCATCGTCAAGAAGAACGCCATCCTCATCATCGACTTCGCGCTGCAGGCCGAACGCGCCGGCGCGACGGCATTGGAAGCGGTGCGCGAGGCCTGCCTGCTGCGCTTCCGTCCGATCCTGATGACCACGCTGGCCGCGGCGCTGGGCGCCCTGCCGCTGGCCGTCGGCTTCGGCGACGGCGCCGAGCTGCGCCGGCCGCTGGGCATCGCCATCATCGGCGGGCTCATCGCCAGCCAGCTGCTCACCCTGCTGACCACGCCGGTGGTCTACCTGCTGCTCGACCGCCTCAGCGGCCGCTCGTGGTGGCCGCGCCGCTGGCGCCGCGCCGCGGCCCTGCCTGCCACATGA
- a CDS encoding TetR/AcrR family transcriptional regulator — protein sequence MTRRDAAARTRPQRPSAAPADEPRSPLTPDAWIAAATDQLVAHGIDSVRVDVLARTLGVTRGSFYWHFEDREDLLKAVLKAWRDAATELLIARFERRQSDPRKLLKELISLPFRGRAARRAAGIEIAIRAWARRDPMARQALDDVDSRRIAFCTQCFSALGFSMREARARAFLLYGYEVSESILWNQGNDAQKGDRSALMTQLLLLPVLDLSRSPGAAAPVP from the coding sequence GTGACACGACGAGATGCCGCCGCCCGCACGCGCCCGCAGCGTCCATCGGCCGCCCCGGCCGACGAGCCGAGAAGCCCGCTGACGCCCGACGCCTGGATCGCCGCGGCCACCGACCAGCTGGTGGCCCACGGCATCGACTCGGTGCGGGTGGACGTGCTGGCGCGCACGCTGGGCGTCACCCGCGGCAGCTTCTACTGGCACTTCGAGGACCGCGAGGACCTGCTGAAGGCGGTGCTGAAGGCGTGGCGCGACGCGGCCACCGAGCTGCTGATCGCGCGCTTCGAGCGCCGGCAGAGCGATCCGCGCAAGCTGCTCAAGGAGCTGATCTCGCTGCCCTTCCGCGGCCGGGCCGCGCGCCGCGCCGCCGGCATCGAGATCGCCATCCGCGCCTGGGCGCGGCGCGACCCGATGGCGCGGCAGGCGCTGGACGACGTCGACTCGCGCCGCATCGCCTTCTGCACGCAGTGCTTCTCGGCGCTGGGGTTCTCGATGCGGGAGGCGCGGGCGCGGGCCTTCCTGCTCTACGGCTACGAGGTGTCGGAGTCGATCCTCTGGAACCAGGGCAACGACGCCCAGAAGGGCGACCGCAGCGCACTGATGACGCAGCTGCTGCTGCTGCCGGTGTTGGACCTCAGTAGGTCTCCAGGTGCAGCCGCCCCTGTGCCTTGA
- a CDS encoding Bug family tripartite tricarboxylate transporter substrate binding protein has protein sequence MTTRRRFTQAALGSTVLATLGVPAARAQAIEQPKILYGFPAGSSGDIVARRVAERLAAAGYGRTAAVVENKPGAGGRIALETLKASPADGSVLCLTPFSCTSIYPHVYKKLSYDPVADFVPVSIAAIMHHGLSVGPMVPDSVKDVRGFVAWLKANPDKANYGSPAAGSTPHFLGALLGLSQAIDYKHVPYRGSVPAITDVMGGQLASVFCPAGDPLPNHRAGKLRLIATSGRQRLPFAQDVATFAEQGFSELTTEEWFGFYVPARTPAAVVAAANTAINQALKDKALIDGAAQVGLLAQGSTGADMARSQRAEFERWAPLVQKIGFTADS, from the coding sequence ATGACCACCCGCCGCCGCTTCACCCAGGCCGCCCTCGGCTCCACCGTGCTGGCCACGCTCGGCGTGCCGGCCGCGCGTGCGCAGGCCATCGAGCAGCCGAAGATCCTCTACGGCTTCCCGGCCGGCAGCTCGGGCGACATCGTCGCCCGCCGGGTGGCCGAACGGCTGGCGGCGGCCGGCTATGGCAGGACCGCGGCGGTGGTGGAGAACAAGCCCGGTGCCGGCGGCCGCATCGCGCTGGAGACGCTGAAGGCTTCGCCGGCCGACGGCAGCGTGCTGTGCCTGACGCCGTTCTCCTGCACCTCGATCTACCCGCACGTCTACAAGAAGCTGAGCTACGACCCGGTGGCCGACTTCGTGCCGGTGTCGATCGCGGCCATCATGCACCACGGCCTGTCGGTCGGGCCCATGGTGCCGGACAGCGTGAAGGACGTGCGCGGCTTCGTCGCCTGGCTCAAGGCCAACCCCGACAAGGCCAACTACGGCAGCCCGGCCGCCGGCTCCACGCCGCACTTCCTGGGCGCGCTGCTGGGCCTGAGCCAGGCCATCGACTACAAGCACGTGCCCTACCGCGGCAGCGTGCCCGCCATCACCGACGTGATGGGCGGCCAGCTCGCCAGCGTGTTCTGCCCGGCCGGCGACCCGCTGCCCAACCACCGCGCCGGCAAGCTGCGCCTGATCGCCACCAGCGGCCGCCAGCGCCTGCCCTTCGCGCAGGACGTGGCCACGTTCGCGGAGCAGGGCTTCTCCGAGCTGACCACCGAGGAATGGTTCGGCTTCTACGTCCCGGCGCGGACCCCCGCCGCGGTCGTCGCGGCGGCGAACACCGCCATCAACCAGGCGCTGAAGGACAAGGCCCTGATCGACGGCGCCGCCCAGGTCGGCCTGCTGGCCCAGGGCTCCACCGGCGCCGACATGGCGCGCAGCCAGCGCGCCGAGTTCGAGCGCTGGGCCCCGCTGGTGCAGAAGATCGGCTTCACCGCGGATTCCTGA